ACAGCAAGCTCGGTTCACTGGCACGAGGAGGCGCTCTTTGACCTAGCTGCACACGAGGCTTACCTATGGTGTGGTCACAAATGAGATTCTGCTACATACCAAGAGCTGACCCTGAGGACATGGAGACGGCTCAGACTTCAGCTTCGGAGACGCACTACAGTTCTTCCGTGACTAGCGTCATAGATCACTCGGTAAGCAATATGGTTATATCATTTATTCAGTTCATATTTCGGAACCATAAGTAGTGACCGATTTCTAACTGTTAGGGAATTTGCAAGCCCAGTTGACGCTGGAGGCTCAAGAAGAGACTGCCGCGATAGTTAACCGACTGACCATGGGGAACGAAATGACTCCGTCCGAGAATCTAGCAGCATGGCAGTGTATTGAGAGCAAGCCGCGgaggatcttggagactttgagGCATACCATCAGACAACCTGCCTAGTTGCGAAGCACACACTCCCCCATGCCCCTCACACCGTGCTAGGCCGGCGTTCCAGCCGACTCCGATGGCGTGGCGGCAGCCAACTGTCCGGCTGCTGCCTCCACCTTCCGCAGTCCGGTGGCTCCTCCTGGTAGCACCAGCCTCTCCCTCCCCCTGCACAGCTCTCAGTGATGATGACAACAGGTATATGTCGGTGCTAGTACACTAATTGATGTTTTagtgatggtgatgattttcctaTGAAACATGCATGGCTCATACGCATGCTCTTTGCAGGTTCACCAGATACTCCACCACCGCCGGCCACACAGGCCATTCTGGTCATGCCACCTCCAGCGCAATCCCATACCCGCAAGAGACATCGCCGTCCTACTCGTAGTCATAGAGTTGCTGCGCAGGGTCGTGGACAGGGAAGACATGAGGATGATACGGTTAGAGGACAGACAGACGGTTAGCGATGTCCCACTATATGATTTGACTTTCTTGACTTCATTATATCCATATATGTAGCACTATTCAACTTTGTGGTAAAAAGCACAAATTCCTTTTAATAAAACTATAAAGACACACCATATTTTTCTAGAAAGAAAAACTAAAGGCAGACATTATAGTAGCATGCATGATGCATCCTGAGGCAGACTCCTTTGAGAAACAATACAATACTTCAAATAAACAGCAGAGTGATTCCTTCCGGATTTTTCTCTGGTCAATGGCAAATATTATTACATTACCAGAAGTTCAAGAGAGaaatgaaaaatatcatcaaaacaATTAACTTTGTTTAACACACAAGGCATACTGCGGATATGCAGTGCCTTCACTAGCTCATTCAGTTTGTTCACTCTAAAGAAGTTCATCTGCTTTAAATTTCGCCATCCCAAAGGTCCTCCAAGGTTTTGTAAACGCTTAGAGGGTGAACCGCAAATTCCCCTTTCAGCAACCTTGCCTGCATTTTTCAAGTCAAACCAGATATCAGATGTGAATAATGAAAGGGTAAGGACTGGAGCAATCCAATGATATATTGCCGAGAAAAGAATGGTCTTTGATCTTTGAAGTATTGTCGATTTTTAAGTTACGTTAGATAACAGAAGAAACAAGCGTTAAGACTTCAGACATGCCTGTTTGATTTCGGAGAACTTTGCCATTAAATCTTCAGGAATGGACCACTCAAATATGTCAAAGTTCTCCTTAATCCTTGCTTCATTGGTGCTTTTTGGAAGTACACTCTGACCCATTTGAAGACACCAGCGTAAGGCAACTTGAGCAGGCGTCTTCTGCAACTTCTCAGCAACAGAGATGACAATAGGATTGCTAAGGACGATAGCCCCGCTGACCCCAGGTAGAGATGATCCAGGCGAACCTAATGGCGAAAATGCCTGCAAGTGACAGTTTATGACAACGCATGGAAGCGGCGCAGTACCGATTATCAACAAACCAAGATAGCAGCTTACAAAACTGAAAGAAATGCTACAGCATTAGACATATCAAGCTTACAGAAATATGAACACCCCTCGAATGGCATAGTTTTTGGAGCTTGTCTTGCTGCCAAATCAGATGACATTCAACCTGGTTGACTGCTGGAGGCACACGTGCAATGGCAAGCAAATCCTCAATCTTCTTGCAAGAGAAGCTACTCACACCAACTGCTCGAGCTTTGCCAGAGTCGTATAGCTTCTCCATCGCTTCCCATGTAGCAGGAATATCAGGTGGGAGAATGTTTTCATGGCTCGGCGTAGTCCCTTTCTTTATACGGATTGGAGCATGAATCTGCAAAATAAGGCCATTTCAACAACCAAACGAGGTAATAAGTGGTGTGCAGTTAAAGCA
This DNA window, taken from Triticum aestivum cultivar Chinese Spring chromosome 1D, IWGSC CS RefSeq v2.1, whole genome shotgun sequence, encodes the following:
- the LOC123182234 gene encoding NADPH-dependent aldo-keto reductase, chloroplastic, which translates into the protein MAGSFVLNTGARMPSVGLGTWQIDPDVVGDAIYAAVKAGYRHIDCAPVYRNEKQVGFALKKLFEDGVVKREDLFITSKLWSGDHAPEDVPEAIGTTLKDLQLDFLDLFLIHAPIRIKKGTTPSHENILPPDIPATWEAMEKLYDSGKARAVGVSSFSCKKIEDLLAIARVPPAVNQVECHLIWQQDKLQKLCHSRGVHISAFSPLGSPGSSLPGVSGAIVLSNPIVISVAEKLQKTPAQVALRWCLQMGQSVLPKSTNEARIKENFDIFEWSIPEDLMAKFSEIKQARLLKGEFAVHPLSVYKTLEDLWDGEI